One window from the genome of Nicotiana tomentosiformis chromosome 5, ASM39032v3, whole genome shotgun sequence encodes:
- the LOC104111019 gene encoding auxin-responsive protein SAUR68-like — MISAKKLIKMARRWQKFAAKQRKRLSFPRNGSDSDSCSTSSSSIVEKGHFVVYTIDQRRFVIPLAYLENEVVRQLLNMSEEEFGLPSGGPIKLPCDSAFMDYIISLIKKGVAAGDLHKALLLSITSCCCSAYSLHQESGNQQLLVC, encoded by the coding sequence atgATCAGTGCCAAGAAACTCATCAAAATGGCTAGGAGATGGCAGAAGTTCGCAGCCAAGCAGAGGAAGAGGCTTTCATTTCCAAGAAATGGTAGTGATTCAGACAGTTGTAGTACATCTTCATCCTCTATAGTTGAAAAGGGCCATTTTGTAGTCTATACAATTGATCAAAGGCGATTTGTCATTCCCTTGGCATACCTTGAAAATGAGGTCGTTAGGCAACTCTTAAACATGTCGGAAGAAGAGTTTGGGCTGCCGAGTGGTGGCCCTATTAAATTACCCTGTGATTCAGCGTTCATGGATTACATCATTTCACTAATCAAGAAAGGTGTGGCTGCTGGAGATCTTCACAAAGCATTGCTCCTGTCAATTACTTCGTGTTGCTGTTCCGCTTATTCTTTGCACCAAGAAAGTGGAAATCAGCAGCTTCTTGTTTGTTGA